A stretch of Roseibium porphyridii DNA encodes these proteins:
- a CDS encoding DUF1402 family protein, giving the protein MCRKTGPLRFTSRLATGCLALALLFNPVSTHLMPVVEAQAQSVRAVPEGNRYKSQPKIPFASSRRTNASKSSYDAKFNKVLSVLKRDRRLLGSIKRVSKRYGIDPIHLIGAIVGEHTYNYDTLDSAQSYYVKALAYAGIRFEFELNGEHVDTFVERPQFERCSKDHIQKSSDRRWSCYENVWNSKFRGRRVDGVRYPKKNFNEAFFQPLFSGQSFGLGQLSPLTVLKMTDRVARQSNYRKLEASKPKEVYKATMDPNISLHYMAAIIQDAIAAYKSVGKVDISNNPGLTATLYNLGDPWSRAAKFRRTGRSWPRENYYGWLVNDRIDDLRALL; this is encoded by the coding sequence ATGTGCAGGAAGACCGGCCCGCTAAGGTTCACATCCAGACTGGCGACAGGATGCCTTGCATTGGCGTTGCTATTTAACCCGGTGTCGACACACCTGATGCCGGTGGTCGAAGCGCAGGCCCAATCCGTGCGCGCGGTCCCCGAGGGAAACAGATACAAGTCCCAACCCAAGATCCCGTTTGCTTCCTCCCGCCGCACCAATGCGTCCAAATCCAGCTACGATGCCAAGTTCAACAAGGTCTTGTCGGTTCTCAAGCGCGACCGCCGGCTGTTAGGTTCCATCAAGCGCGTGTCCAAGCGCTACGGCATAGACCCAATCCATCTCATCGGCGCGATTGTCGGCGAACACACCTACAATTACGACACACTCGACAGCGCTCAATCGTACTACGTCAAGGCGCTCGCCTATGCCGGCATCAGGTTCGAGTTCGAATTGAATGGCGAGCATGTCGACACATTTGTCGAACGGCCACAGTTTGAGCGCTGCAGCAAGGACCACATTCAAAAGAGCAGCGACAGGCGCTGGTCCTGCTATGAGAATGTCTGGAACAGCAAGTTTCGTGGCCGCAGGGTTGATGGCGTTCGGTATCCGAAGAAGAACTTCAACGAAGCGTTTTTTCAGCCGCTGTTTTCAGGTCAGAGTTTCGGGCTGGGTCAATTGAGCCCACTCACCGTTCTCAAGATGACCGACCGAGTTGCCCGTCAGAGCAACTATCGCAAGCTCGAAGCTTCCAAGCCGAAGGAAGTCTATAAGGCCACCATGGATCCGAATATCTCGCTCCACTACATGGCGGCGATCATTCAGGACGCGATTGCAGCTTATAAATCCGTTGGCAAAGTCGACATCTCGAACAATCCGGGCCTGACGGCGACCCTCTACAATCTCGGCGACCCCTGGAGCCGGGCTGCCAAGTTCCGCAGAACCGGAAGATCCTGGCCCCGCGAGAACTATTATGGCTGGCTGGTCAACGATCGCATCGATGACCTTCGGGCTTTGCTCTGA
- a CDS encoding response regulator translates to MSEDCREIIICDDEAPLRRMLSDHLSECGYLIRQAEDAASLFVLMNEREPDLVLLDVKMPGKDGLTALRELRKTSVVPVLMLTAAGELVDKILGLEFGADDYLVKPVDLRELQARIKATIRRNEIGQGAKDKSKAPEGAVQFGPCRLDVDSARLFGPDGNEVTITAMEFRLLRVFAANRGRILNRDQLLEQAHDKAWEPFDRSIDLRISRIRRKIEPNPDKPEIIRTVRGVGYIFD, encoded by the coding sequence ATGAGCGAGGACTGTCGCGAGATCATAATCTGTGATGACGAGGCACCGCTGAGAAGAATGCTGAGCGATCATCTAAGTGAGTGTGGCTATCTTATCCGACAAGCTGAGGACGCCGCGTCCTTGTTCGTTCTGATGAATGAGCGGGAACCGGATCTCGTGTTGCTCGATGTCAAAATGCCAGGCAAGGACGGGCTGACAGCTCTGCGCGAATTGAGAAAAACGTCTGTTGTCCCTGTTCTCATGCTGACGGCCGCAGGTGAACTGGTCGACAAGATCCTCGGCTTGGAATTCGGCGCCGATGATTATCTTGTAAAGCCGGTCGATCTTCGTGAGCTTCAAGCGCGGATCAAGGCGACAATTCGTCGAAATGAAATCGGCCAAGGAGCGAAGGACAAGTCCAAAGCACCTGAAGGAGCGGTGCAATTCGGGCCCTGTCGACTTGATGTTGATAGCGCTCGTCTGTTTGGGCCTGATGGCAATGAAGTAACCATTACTGCCATGGAGTTCCGTCTGTTACGTGTATTTGCGGCCAACCGTGGACGGATACTCAATCGGGACCAGCTGCTTGAACAGGCACATGACAAGGCTTGGGAGCCTTTCGACAGATCCATCGACCTGCGAATTTCGCGCATCCGGCGAAAAATCGAACCCAATCCGGATAAGCCGGAAATCATTCGAACAGTTCGAGGCGTTGGTTACATTTTCGACTGA
- a CDS encoding MBL fold metallo-hydrolase gives MPPIQVMVIVVTQFQQNCSLIWDPATMKGAVVDPGGDVERIQAAIEKQGVSVEKIVLTHGHIDHVGGAADLAAALSVPVEGPHEADQPLIDRISDQAVQFGVDGVKPVMPDRWMVEGDQIEIAGRTFDVLHCPGHSPGHLVFFDKELRFAISGDVLFAGSIGRTDLPGGDHATLIKSIQEKLLPLGDDVSFLPGHGQASTLGQERETNPFLT, from the coding sequence ATGCCGCCGATCCAGGTCATGGTTATTGTCGTCACACAGTTTCAGCAAAACTGCTCGCTGATCTGGGATCCGGCGACGATGAAAGGTGCTGTGGTGGACCCTGGTGGCGATGTCGAGCGCATTCAGGCTGCAATTGAAAAGCAGGGTGTCAGCGTCGAAAAAATTGTGCTCACTCACGGTCACATAGACCATGTGGGCGGCGCAGCTGACCTTGCTGCTGCGCTGAGTGTGCCTGTCGAGGGCCCTCACGAAGCCGACCAGCCGCTGATAGACAGGATCTCCGACCAGGCTGTGCAATTCGGTGTGGATGGCGTCAAACCGGTTATGCCGGATCGATGGATGGTGGAAGGTGATCAGATCGAAATTGCCGGAAGGACATTCGATGTTCTGCATTGCCCGGGTCATTCGCCCGGTCATCTGGTTTTCTTCGACAAGGAACTGCGGTTCGCCATCTCCGGCGATGTGCTCTTTGCAGGTTCGATCGGCAGAACCGATCTGCCTGGAGGCGATCATGCGACCTTGATCAAATCCATTCAGGAAAAACTGCTGCCGCTCGGTGACGATGTCTCGTTCTTGCCCGGCCACGGCCAGGCATCGACACTGGGACAGGAACGGGAAACAAATCCGTTTCTGACCTAG
- a CDS encoding cold-shock protein: MHDGDSDRRSRGRRGGKREFGGPQDFGSDFGGSDFGGDYGGGRSGGYRGGRDNDFGGGYGRDNRDGGYGGGRGGYGGGGDRDGGYGGGGRGGYGGGGDREGGGGRGGYGDRDGGGGRGGYGGGGGRGGYGGGGGRGGYGGGGREGGGYGGGGRDGGGYGGGGRDGGYGGGRGGYGNREGGDGDGFRQQRPRGDGPPVERGPRQSGTVKFFKTDKGFGFITPDEGDADVFVHISAVERSGMASLDSGQRISFETEPDRRGKGPKAVNLQVVEEDGGPSEDDSAPVEE; the protein is encoded by the coding sequence ATGCACGATGGCGATTCGGACCGGCGGTCGCGTGGTCGACGCGGCGGCAAACGCGAGTTTGGCGGTCCGCAAGACTTCGGCAGTGATTTTGGCGGAAGCGACTTCGGTGGCGATTATGGCGGTGGCCGCAGCGGAGGTTACCGGGGCGGACGTGACAATGATTTTGGTGGCGGCTACGGCCGCGACAATAGGGATGGCGGATATGGCGGCGGCCGTGGCGGATACGGCGGCGGCGGTGACCGAGACGGTGGTTACGGCGGTGGGGGCCGCGGTGGCTACGGCGGCGGTGGTGATCGCGAAGGCGGCGGCGGACGCGGCGGTTACGGTGACCGTGATGGCGGCGGTGGTCGTGGTGGCTATGGCGGCGGCGGTGGTCGTGGTGGCTATGGCGGCGGCGGCGGCCGTGGCGGATACGGCGGCGGCGGTCGTGAAGGCGGCGGCTACGGCGGTGGTGGTCGTGATGGCGGTGGTTACGGCGGTGGTGGCCGGGACGGCGGCTATGGCGGTGGTCGTGGCGGATACGGCAATCGTGAAGGTGGTGATGGCGACGGCTTCCGTCAACAGCGCCCTCGCGGAGATGGCCCACCGGTTGAACGCGGCCCACGCCAATCTGGCACCGTAAAATTCTTCAAGACGGACAAAGGCTTCGGCTTTATCACACCTGATGAAGGCGACGCGGATGTGTTCGTCCATATTTCAGCGGTGGAACGCTCCGGTATGGCTTCGCTGGACAGCGGGCAACGGATTTCGTTTGAAACCGAACCCGACCGTCGTGGCAAAGGACCGAAAGCGGTGAACCTGCAGGTCGTGGAAGAGGACGGCGGACCCTCGGAAGACGACAGCGCACCTGTCGAGGAATAG
- a CDS encoding DUF1176 domain-containing protein yields MKRRLLTLLITTAAALVPASAGMAQPGRTAPSFEGWTVDCGNTGVCFASSFTRSQSVWVDVRIVRDWQAEAQPLVRLTTNTELPQDGTLQFEVDGGVIEALPIEQLREMQTAVTPPAGFRPLGGEGFWYPTGPATVTLLEAMRSGRELTIQLPPVGDADPVAVPVPLQGLKASLLWLDNRQDRTGTVAAIISKGDEPAKDAPHAVPVVSADQLPPEVAAVWSANRLCSEIDPTIFASLNAVRVPLEDTSSLYIIPCGAPTAINSPYVAVLSGKDGAARQVHVARMSEKGPIASDLIYNARWIPADQQLISYFKGSGVGECGLWNRWSWNGTGLVLLEEATRKTCDGTPPDLSNWSNTWPTKNASN; encoded by the coding sequence ATGAAGCGAAGACTATTAACACTGCTGATAACAACGGCGGCAGCCCTTGTCCCCGCCTCGGCGGGAATGGCGCAGCCCGGCAGAACGGCTCCCAGTTTTGAAGGCTGGACCGTTGACTGCGGCAATACGGGTGTGTGTTTTGCGTCCTCCTTTACCAGGTCCCAATCCGTCTGGGTGGATGTTCGGATCGTTCGTGATTGGCAAGCAGAGGCCCAACCTCTGGTGCGTCTGACGACCAACACGGAGCTGCCTCAGGACGGAACACTACAGTTTGAAGTTGATGGAGGCGTTATTGAGGCGCTGCCGATCGAGCAACTGCGCGAGATGCAGACCGCAGTGACACCTCCTGCAGGCTTCCGCCCGCTCGGCGGTGAAGGTTTCTGGTATCCGACGGGCCCTGCCACAGTGACATTGCTGGAGGCCATGCGTTCCGGCCGGGAACTGACAATTCAATTGCCCCCCGTGGGAGATGCAGATCCCGTTGCTGTCCCTGTTCCCTTGCAAGGCCTGAAGGCCAGCTTGCTCTGGCTCGACAATCGGCAGGATCGTACCGGCACCGTTGCCGCAATCATCTCAAAGGGCGATGAGCCTGCCAAAGATGCTCCGCATGCAGTCCCGGTCGTCAGCGCAGATCAATTGCCGCCGGAAGTCGCCGCCGTTTGGTCCGCCAACAGGCTGTGCTCCGAAATTGACCCGACAATTTTCGCGAGCCTCAACGCCGTCCGCGTGCCTCTTGAAGACACGTCATCGCTTTATATTATTCCGTGCGGCGCACCCACCGCCATAAACAGTCCCTATGTTGCCGTGCTCTCTGGCAAGGACGGAGCCGCGCGTCAGGTGCATGTCGCTCGCATGTCTGAAAAGGGGCCGATTGCATCGGATCTGATCTACAACGCAAGATGGATCCCGGCAGATCAGCAACTTATAAGCTACTTTAAGGGCTCCGGCGTCGGCGAATGCGGGCTCTGGAACCGGTGGAGCTGGAACGGAACAGGACTGGTGCTGCTGGAAGAAGCGACACGAAAAACCTGTGACGGTACACCCCCGGACTTGTCCAATTGGTCAAACACCTGGCCGACCAAAAACGCCTCCAATTAG
- a CDS encoding 23S rRNA (adenine(2030)-N(6))-methyltransferase RlmJ has product MNYRHAYHAGNIGDVLKHIVLTRLIVYFQRKDKPFRVLDTHAGIGQYDLNSKETQKTGEWKQGIGKVLAADAPASVETLIAPWLDVVRDLNPSGDLTIYPGSPGLTRQLLRKTDRLSLTELHPADFKTLSAHFEGDFQVKTIHLDGWMAMGSFLPPKEKRGFVLVDPAYEATDEFDRMTQAVSKAYRKWASGTYALWYPMKDAKAINRMHEAFEASGISDVLAIELNVGKSGPDTRMLGSGMTLINPPFTLADEMRVLLPWLCDILRQGPGTSWQVKQVIAE; this is encoded by the coding sequence ATGAACTACCGTCACGCCTACCATGCTGGAAACATTGGCGATGTGCTCAAACACATCGTATTGACCAGGTTGATCGTCTATTTTCAACGCAAGGACAAGCCGTTCAGGGTCCTGGACACCCACGCCGGGATTGGCCAGTACGATCTGAACTCGAAAGAGACCCAGAAAACGGGTGAATGGAAGCAAGGGATCGGGAAAGTCCTTGCGGCAGATGCACCTGCTTCAGTTGAAACTCTTATAGCCCCCTGGCTCGACGTGGTCCGCGATCTCAATCCGAGTGGTGACCTGACGATCTATCCAGGGTCACCCGGCCTCACGCGGCAATTGTTGCGAAAGACTGACCGGTTGAGCCTGACTGAACTGCATCCGGCTGACTTCAAAACACTGTCCGCCCACTTTGAAGGAGACTTTCAGGTCAAGACAATTCATCTCGATGGTTGGATGGCCATGGGAAGTTTTCTGCCGCCAAAAGAGAAACGGGGCTTTGTTCTGGTCGATCCGGCATATGAAGCAACCGATGAATTTGATCGCATGACACAGGCAGTAAGCAAGGCTTATCGGAAGTGGGCGAGTGGAACCTATGCGCTCTGGTATCCAATGAAGGATGCAAAAGCGATCAACCGAATGCACGAAGCTTTTGAAGCATCCGGTATCAGCGACGTGCTCGCAATAGAACTGAATGTCGGGAAAAGCGGCCCTGATACACGAATGCTCGGATCCGGGATGACGTTGATCAACCCGCCATTCACTCTTGCGGATGAAATGCGGGTTCTGCTGCCGTGGCTGTGTGACATTCTGCGTCAAGGGCCTGGAACAAGCTGGCAAGTCAAACAGGTGATCGCCGAATAA
- a CDS encoding PAS domain-containing hybrid sensor histidine kinase/response regulator — protein sequence MTADSSNDIVENEPVSDLGSPAASLQGTGGDQPSSSILLDGFEALSEGVALWDRTWRLISSNAVFRERVFENDTRLFSVHRGFQEIFTDLVDHDCFDILADTDPGQFANDLQEKMASDGNAYLRHRDGRVLQATSSETKQGNFLTELREVTRPHSQDKIGEHVLLEAIEAFDEGFVLYDSDRRLVYANSQYANMLGPHKDVLKPGTPMSEVIQRAMSDGHVTIIRGPAGGPAQIFRTLDELGTLKIDIKVADGTYRVITLTRLKGGGVVATVLDITERFKAERLFTDVVARLPVGVAIESADGRFTHCNEAFAAPFQLSVDEILALSDEQRIEILAHHIATVKGQPVGNDAAAHFSRAAQEQRQTLASMEVSFKDGRHFFVERAVTQDDGRVIVVTDTTALIEAEELSLSVLNDAIQSLDEGLVLYDADLNFSMANREWHRMFFSNIPAPEIGENVVSIMRRLFKADVMCIPEGLEEAAYMEELENTIRTYEKKITLKLANGATLLASAHKTELNGYLVSFMDVTEQLRAEEEQREADMLLRKIVEACPANFLVSRVDDGKIIYCPPASRERFGNIQTTLSFFLKPEDREAYLRALLPTGQLDDYRVQFRRADGSIMEGLTAARVTDYKGEDVIVSSTRDISDQLAMQAELERQRELVHQNEKLSALGELLAGVAHELNNPLSVISGYAQMLQGKISDPIQAGRVDLICQSAERATKIVRTFLSMARRRPARVELCSVNDVLAIVLEVSSYGLTSSGTILTSTLDQSVPPVSGDFDQLAQVFSNLITNAKQAVQPLGHAGKLSVRTRFEAGSKRVVVDVEDNGPGIPPHLQKRIFEPFFTTKDVGKGTGVGLAFSHRIVANHDGKLVLKSAPGKGTRFSVKLPAVTDQTEANKARVKEEVAPGNFSVLIVEDDVGVAQLLYDILKEEGYNTTKGVSPREALRKAEAQSYDAILCDYKMPGINGAEFFYALEVIAPEAAQRVGFVTGDTMSDKIQRFFSSTGCPHIEKPIAKEDLLLLLKQIVEQRKKTT from the coding sequence ATGACTGCAGACAGTTCAAACGATATCGTTGAAAATGAACCTGTTTCGGATCTGGGGTCACCTGCCGCCTCCCTCCAAGGGACGGGTGGCGACCAGCCGTCGTCCAGCATTCTTTTGGACGGTTTCGAGGCCCTTTCAGAAGGTGTCGCGCTCTGGGACCGCACCTGGCGTCTGATTTCCTCCAATGCAGTTTTTCGCGAACGCGTCTTTGAAAACGACACAAGACTGTTTTCGGTCCACAGAGGTTTCCAAGAGATTTTCACAGACCTAGTCGATCATGATTGCTTCGACATTCTAGCCGACACTGATCCAGGTCAGTTTGCCAATGATCTGCAAGAAAAAATGGCAAGTGATGGAAATGCCTACCTGCGTCACCGCGACGGCCGCGTACTGCAAGCAACCTCCAGCGAAACCAAGCAGGGCAATTTCCTGACCGAATTGCGGGAAGTTACCCGACCTCATTCACAGGACAAAATCGGCGAACATGTTTTGCTCGAAGCAATTGAGGCTTTCGATGAAGGCTTTGTGCTTTATGACAGTGACCGGCGCTTGGTATACGCAAACAGCCAGTATGCGAACATGCTTGGACCACACAAGGATGTTTTGAAACCAGGCACTCCCATGTCGGAAGTCATCCAGCGCGCCATGAGCGACGGCCACGTCACCATCATTCGAGGGCCAGCCGGCGGACCAGCGCAAATTTTTCGGACCCTCGATGAACTCGGCACCCTCAAAATCGACATTAAGGTAGCTGACGGCACGTACAGAGTTATCACGCTTACCCGCCTCAAGGGCGGCGGCGTCGTCGCAACCGTGCTCGATATCACTGAGCGCTTCAAAGCCGAACGTCTGTTTACCGACGTGGTCGCTCGCCTGCCGGTCGGGGTTGCCATTGAAAGCGCAGATGGCCGCTTCACACATTGCAACGAGGCCTTCGCCGCCCCTTTCCAACTAAGTGTCGACGAAATTCTCGCGCTGTCGGATGAGCAACGAATAGAAATTCTCGCCCACCACATCGCCACCGTTAAGGGACAGCCAGTTGGAAACGATGCTGCTGCACACTTCAGCAGGGCCGCTCAGGAACAGCGTCAAACGCTCGCGTCCATGGAGGTCAGTTTTAAAGATGGCCGCCATTTTTTTGTGGAACGGGCCGTCACTCAGGACGATGGCAGAGTGATCGTAGTAACCGACACGACTGCCTTGATCGAAGCGGAGGAGCTTAGTCTCTCTGTTCTAAACGATGCCATCCAGTCTCTGGATGAGGGCTTGGTGCTCTACGACGCTGACCTCAACTTCTCGATGGCAAACCGCGAATGGCATCGCATGTTTTTCAGCAACATACCCGCACCCGAAATTGGCGAGAATGTCGTCAGTATCATGCGGCGGCTGTTCAAAGCCGATGTGATGTGCATTCCAGAAGGCCTTGAAGAGGCCGCCTATATGGAAGAGCTCGAAAACACCATCCGCACCTATGAGAAAAAGATAACCCTGAAACTCGCAAACGGAGCAACACTGCTTGCTTCTGCGCACAAGACCGAACTGAACGGCTATCTGGTCTCCTTTATGGATGTCACGGAGCAGCTCCGCGCGGAAGAAGAACAACGCGAAGCCGATATGCTGCTGCGAAAGATCGTTGAAGCCTGTCCGGCGAATTTTCTAGTCTCCCGGGTCGACGACGGGAAGATCATCTATTGTCCACCTGCTTCCAGGGAACGCTTCGGCAATATCCAGACGACCCTCAGCTTCTTCTTGAAGCCGGAAGATCGCGAGGCGTATCTAAGAGCCCTGCTGCCAACGGGTCAACTTGACGACTATCGCGTCCAGTTCCGCAGAGCTGACGGATCCATCATGGAAGGTCTGACAGCTGCCAGGGTCACCGATTACAAGGGCGAGGATGTCATCGTCTCCTCCACCCGGGATATTTCCGATCAACTTGCCATGCAGGCTGAGCTTGAGCGTCAACGCGAACTTGTCCACCAAAACGAGAAACTCTCCGCACTCGGTGAACTTCTTGCAGGTGTTGCACATGAACTCAACAATCCACTTTCTGTAATTTCCGGCTACGCCCAGATGCTTCAGGGCAAGATCTCCGACCCAATTCAGGCAGGTCGCGTTGACCTGATCTGCCAGTCCGCAGAACGGGCGACAAAAATCGTTCGAACGTTCTTGTCCATGGCGCGTCGCAGGCCAGCGAGGGTCGAGCTCTGTTCCGTCAACGACGTGCTGGCCATCGTCCTCGAAGTCTCAAGCTACGGACTAACGTCCAGCGGTACGATCCTAACAAGCACACTCGACCAGAGCGTGCCGCCGGTTTCTGGCGATTTCGATCAGCTGGCACAGGTCTTCAGCAATCTCATCACGAACGCAAAGCAAGCCGTTCAACCTCTTGGACATGCGGGCAAGCTCTCCGTCCGGACACGTTTCGAGGCAGGATCGAAGCGGGTGGTCGTCGACGTTGAAGACAATGGGCCAGGTATCCCTCCGCATCTTCAAAAGCGCATTTTTGAGCCCTTCTTCACGACCAAGGATGTCGGCAAGGGCACGGGGGTCGGCCTCGCGTTTAGTCATCGCATCGTCGCCAACCATGACGGAAAACTTGTGTTGAAATCAGCTCCGGGAAAAGGAACACGATTTTCCGTCAAATTGCCCGCCGTGACGGACCAAACGGAAGCCAACAAGGCGCGTGTCAAAGAGGAAGTTGCCCCTGGGAATTTCTCGGTTCTCATTGTTGAGGACGATGTTGGCGTTGCTCAACTTCTCTACGATATTCTGAAAGAAGAGGGGTACAACACAACGAAGGGTGTCTCTCCAAGAGAAGCACTACGGAAGGCAGAGGCTCAGTCTTACGATGCCATTCTGTGCGATTATAAAATGCCCGGCATTAACGGCGCGGAATTTTTCTACGCGTTGGAAGTCATCGCACCGGAAGCGGCCCAACGGGTGGGTTTTGTCACAGGAGACACTATGAGTGACAAAATTCAGCGCTTTTTCAGCTCGACCGGATGTCCACATATCGAAAAGCCCATCGCAAAGGAAGATCTCCTTCTGCTGTTGAAACAGATTGTTGAACAAAGAAAGAAAACTACATGA
- a CDS encoding GNAT family N-acetyltransferase: MDNEITPVRVRPFLPGDLGTLLPLNNAAAPGVSALSAEAMLDLINSALINLVAEIDNAPVGLLLCMGDGADYSSPNYVWVSERFSSFAYIDRIFVDETLRGRKIGDALYAELFRHFAGTGRSFLCEVNERPPNPGSLRFHGRLGFQEVGKADHTNTAVIYMKRDPEPSPGEGAQ, translated from the coding sequence ATGGACAATGAAATCACGCCAGTCCGGGTCCGCCCATTTCTACCCGGGGACCTTGGAACTCTGCTTCCACTGAACAATGCTGCAGCGCCAGGTGTGAGCGCACTGAGCGCAGAAGCGATGCTGGACTTGATCAACAGCGCGTTGATCAATCTTGTGGCGGAAATCGACAACGCACCAGTAGGCCTTCTCCTGTGCATGGGCGATGGTGCCGACTACAGCAGCCCAAACTATGTCTGGGTAAGCGAACGCTTTTCCAGTTTTGCCTATATCGACCGCATCTTCGTTGACGAAACACTGCGAGGCCGAAAAATTGGAGACGCGCTCTATGCGGAACTTTTCCGGCATTTCGCCGGGACGGGACGTTCATTCCTGTGCGAGGTCAATGAGCGCCCACCGAACCCGGGTTCCTTGCGGTTTCACGGACGCCTCGGTTTTCAGGAAGTCGGCAAAGCGGATCACACAAACACTGCCGTTATCTACATGAAACGGGATCCGGAGCCTTCTCCAGGAGAAGGTGCTCAATGA
- a CDS encoding ribonuclease T2, whose product MALISRALGFCACLMAASLQSFSSLADQAGEFDFYVLALSWSPTYCKQEGEDANPHQCDVRNPFRFVVHGLWPQYENGYPSSCPGVRQRIDRQIAVDMEDIMPSHGLVFHQWRKHGTCSGLEPDEYFDLTRDAYEKITIPGAFENLNKRGKAAPATVEKAFRLANPGLKEDGMAVTCSRGEFEEIRICLTKDLAFRSCAAVDRRGCRNGKLAVPAPR is encoded by the coding sequence ATGGCGCTGATCAGCCGCGCATTGGGCTTTTGTGCATGTCTGATGGCAGCCAGCCTACAGTCGTTTTCGTCGCTCGCCGACCAGGCGGGTGAGTTCGATTTCTATGTCCTGGCGCTGTCCTGGTCGCCCACCTACTGCAAACAGGAAGGCGAAGACGCGAACCCCCATCAATGTGATGTCCGCAACCCTTTCCGGTTCGTCGTGCATGGCCTTTGGCCCCAATATGAAAACGGCTATCCATCTTCCTGCCCGGGCGTACGCCAAAGGATCGATCGACAAATCGCAGTTGATATGGAAGACATCATGCCCAGCCATGGACTTGTTTTTCACCAGTGGCGCAAGCACGGTACATGCTCAGGTCTGGAGCCTGATGAGTACTTCGACCTGACCCGCGATGCATATGAAAAAATCACCATTCCCGGGGCGTTTGAAAACCTGAACAAGCGCGGCAAGGCGGCACCGGCAACTGTCGAGAAGGCTTTCAGACTTGCCAATCCTGGTCTCAAGGAAGACGGTATGGCCGTCACCTGTTCAAGGGGCGAATTTGAAGAAATCCGCATCTGCCTGACCAAAGATCTCGCTTTCAGATCCTGTGCAGCTGTCGACCGCAGAGGCTGTCGCAACGGAAAACTCGCTGTTCCGGCACCGCGCTAA